A single genomic interval of Shewanella psychropiezotolerans harbors:
- a CDS encoding phosphatase PAP2 family protein, with translation MTSTTNPRHFSISRHITYPLITFLLIAGLFEYFQFDLSIAKFIFNIQGGVDYWPLRDHWLTENVLHEGGRNFIILLGVLLLCIIGTSFRRSTWCKYRRSLICLFISVLTSILLIKFAKDFTHVSCPWDVIQFGGSLPYVPIFNALPVGAQFGQCFPGGHSSGGYAWVALYYFFLQEKPEYRKLGLAFGLCLGGLFSLTQQLRGAHFFSHGIWSLAISWFVATLVYYLLFVRPRLEAHQTKEQPQLA, from the coding sequence ATGACTTCAACGACTAACCCCAGACATTTCTCTATCAGTAGGCACATTACTTACCCCTTGATAACATTTCTGTTAATCGCTGGCCTGTTCGAATACTTTCAATTCGATCTGTCGATAGCTAAGTTCATCTTCAATATTCAGGGCGGAGTCGATTACTGGCCATTAAGAGATCACTGGTTGACCGAGAATGTGCTGCACGAGGGGGGACGAAACTTTATTATTCTATTAGGCGTGTTACTGCTTTGTATCATAGGCACCAGCTTTAGACGCTCAACATGGTGTAAATACAGGCGCAGCCTGATCTGCTTGTTTATCAGCGTATTAACCAGTATTTTGCTGATAAAATTTGCAAAAGACTTCACACATGTCAGCTGCCCCTGGGATGTGATTCAATTTGGTGGCAGCCTTCCATACGTGCCTATCTTTAACGCCCTACCCGTGGGTGCACAATTTGGTCAATGTTTCCCCGGGGGACACTCCAGCGGCGGTTATGCCTGGGTAGCCTTGTACTATTTTTTCCTCCAGGAAAAACCTGAATATCGTAAGCTAGGTTTAGCCTTTGGTCTCTGCTTAGGTGGACTATTTAGCCTGACTCAGCAATTAAGAGGCGCACACTTCTTCTCCCATGGGATCTGGAGCCTGGCCATATCTTGGTTTGTGGCAACCTTAGTTTATTACTTACTGTTTGTTCGGCCTCGACTCGAAGCACACCAAACCAAAGAGCAGCCCCAGTTGGCTTAG